In Bos indicus x Bos taurus breed Angus x Brahman F1 hybrid chromosome 21, Bos_hybrid_MaternalHap_v2.0, whole genome shotgun sequence, one DNA window encodes the following:
- the LOC113879466 gene encoding myeloid-associated differentiation marker-like, producing the protein MSSRRIIPEEDDVDTLCYFLRLPQVISICLAFSLVASMGNERGAVGNWCLAIWCLCFTVTVFISMYECFYCDWILPFFWYKLHITYACYATLFCLLTSIMYPIFYVQYLPYGPSRDRAIAASAFSCIACVLYAIDVAYTWKHYKFKNIPCYVHTLPGLLKILESAVACVIFVFISNTSLYLHQPALKWCVVVYSICFVQVAVAMLLKLSGWENRLPLWLPIFHLGQTMLSFLLYVSAMVLWPLYQFDEKLGGQPHWYSDMSCVDELTDYGCVWDQRLAVAILTAINLLMYVADLVYWTRQVL; encoded by the coding sequence ATGTCTAGCAGACGGATAATTCCTGAGGAAGATGATGTGGACACACTGTGCTACTTCCTCCGCCTCCCGCAGGTGATCTCCATTTGTCTGGCCTTCTCCCTGGTGGCCAGCATGGGCAACGAGAGGGGGGCTGTAGGTAACTGGTGCCTAGCCATTTGGTGCCTCTGTTTCACTGTGACCGTCTTCATCTCTATGTACGAGTGCTTTTACTGCGACTGGATACTACCTTTTTTCTGGTACAAATTACATATCACCTATGCCTGCTATGCGACACTTTTCTGCCTCTTGACCTCCATCATGTACCCCATCTTCTACGTCCAGTACCTGCCTTATGGTCCTTCCCGAGACCGGGCCATCGCTGCCTCTGCGTTCTCCTGCATCGCGTGTGTGCTCTATGCCATAGATGTGGCCTACACATGGAAACACTATAAGTTCAAGAACATCCCCTGCTACGTGCACACATTACCAGGCCTGCTAAAGATTCTGGAGAGCGCTGTGGCCTGTGTCATCTTCGTCTTCATCAGCAACACCTCCCTGTACCTGCACCAGCCGGCCCTGAAGTGGTGCGTGGTCGTGTACTCCATCTGCTTCGTCCAGGTAGCCGTGGCCATGCTGCTGAAGCTGAGTGGCTGGGAGAACAGACTGCCCCTCTGGCTCCCCATTTTCCATCTGGGGCAGACCATGCTCTCATTCCTCCTCTATGTCAGTGCCATGGTCCTCTGGCCACTCTACCAGTTTGACGAGAAGTTAGGTGGACAACCCCACTGGTACAGTGATATGAGCTGTGTTGATGAGCTTACCGACTATGGCTGCGTCTGGGACCAGCGACTGGCTGTGGCCATCCTGACAGCCATCAACCTGCTGATGTATGTGGCCGACCTGGTGTACTGGACCCGCCAGGTTTTGTAG